ATGGCGTCAGTGCGGGCCTGGAGGCTGTTCGGGATCGCGAGCAACGCGGGGTTGGCGAGGAAACGGTCGGCTACGGCGGTCGCGAGTTCCTCGATGCGGGGATCGTCGGGTTCCCAGTCCTTGGCGGCCCAGCATTGCTTGGTCAAGGCGACGAACCGGGTGTCGTTGAGGGCGTGCTCGGCCCCGGTGAGAAAGTCGTCGAAGCCGTCGGGGACCAGGGCCCTGGCCAACACCATGCCCTCGCGGTTGGCGGCCACCTCGTCTGGGGTGAAGCCGAGGTCGGCGGCCCGGTCCAGCAGCGCGCAGGCCCGGTCAGGCAACAGGTCCCAATCTCTGTTGGCCACCCGGTCCAGCAAGTCGCGGCGCGCGGCCAGTTCCTCGATCCGCTCGGTCAGCCGCCGTTTGACCTCGGCCAGGTT
The Micromonospora pisi DNA segment above includes these coding regions:
- a CDS encoding MerR family transcriptional regulator; translated protein: MTRGVTIGKAAAFVGVTIKTIRHYHRLGLVDEPPRDSSGYRRYGSSDLLRLVQARTLAESGVPLSEIGALLSADPQRFAANLAEVKRRLTERIEELAARRDLLDRVANRDWDLLPDRACALLDRAADLGFTPDEVAANREGMVLARALVPDGFDDFLTGAEHALNDTRFVALTKQCWAAKDWEPDDPRIEELATAVADRFLANPALLAIPNSLQARTDAIRYGLLNHHGEDQAPVMSRLTTLVETKLRSAGVDIPYQ